A single Lactuca sativa cultivar Salinas chromosome 8, Lsat_Salinas_v11, whole genome shotgun sequence DNA region contains:
- the LOC111910438 gene encoding uncharacterized protein LOC111910438, with protein sequence MKERGKSVKSEHENTNFFSSSNYFSSSLDLPCKKHPFNSSSVGVCPYCLKEKLMNLVCSDCGEQRLSSCSCSDVSSYRNSSCSMGVGSVGRLSFFIENEKGCNGDEKKTLLSHMNQISMIETETDDVVFLKRSSSCVVEVKKSNSFWRIGKIFKKKREKERCSERNNRGGFDHAREVCVMDVSRSRSLSSFMDGNFGHEVGSVACSTAKVSDFNQSESRMSGFRGGSIDFESGFSVKDSDFIRMDDDDDDDDDDSEFIDLKIDLSDKSTKDESVFKKYDPPELTCGDGMGSSSCRVTLNEREIEKVKNNHTKAWKGIFKHHSGKKDLITS encoded by the coding sequence ATGAAGGAGAGAGGAAAGTCTGTGAAATCAGAGCACGAAAACACCAATTTCTTCTCAAGTTCCAACTATTTCTCATCGTCATTAGATCTTCCATGTAAGAAACACCCGTTTAATTCATCATCTGTTGGAGTCTGTCCCTACTGCCTCAAGGAGAAGCTGATGAATCTTGTTTGTTCAGATTGTGGGGAACAGAGGCTCTCCTCTTGTTCTTGCTCCGATGTGTCTTCATACAGGAACTCATCTTGCAGTATGGGTGTGGGAAGTGTTGGGAGATTGTCGTTTTTCATAGAGAATGAAAAGGGTTGTAATGGTGATGAGAAGAAAACACTATTGTCACACATGAACCAGATCAGCATGATTGAAACAGAGACAGATGATGTTGTTTTTCTCAAGAGGAGCAGTAGTTGTGTTGTTGAGGTCAAGAAAAGCAATAGCTTTTGGAGAATTGGGAAGATTtttaagaagaagagagagaaagagaggtgtAGTGAGAGAAATAATAGAGGTGGATTTGATCATGCGAGGGAGGTTTGTGTAATGGATGTGTCAAGATCCAGGTCTCTCAGTAGCTTCATGGATGGAAATTTTGGCCATGAGGTTGGAAGCGTGGCTTGTTCAACTGCAAAAGTTTCGGACTTTAATCAATCCGAGTCACGAATGAGTGGTTTTAGAGGTGGATCGATTGATTTCGAAAGTGGGTTTTCTGTAAAAGATTCTGATTTCATTAGaatggatgatgatgatgatgatgatgatgatgattcagAGTTCATTGATTTGAAGATTGACTTATCAGATAAGTCAACTAAAGATGAATCTGTTTTCAAGAAGTATGATCCACCAGAATTAACTTGTGGAGATGGCATGGGGTCATCATCATGTCGAGTTACATTGAATGAGAGAGAGATCGAGAAGGTGAAGAACAACCACACGAAGGCATGGAAAGGGATTTTTAAGCATCATTCTGGGAAGAAAGATCTTATCACATCTTAG